In Kryptolebias marmoratus isolate JLee-2015 linkage group LG22, ASM164957v2, whole genome shotgun sequence, a single window of DNA contains:
- the LOC108243697 gene encoding dickkopf-related protein 1, which yields MYKEIIPGPGVRRHPSIAPKLSANFGIQESRPFGLCHLDFSFFSVKRKDLFCSLFVKEKKRKELKRKTMQMMIAHRFLAVYVTLFGCFGDVYASAVLMNSNAIKNPPSVSAGKGAETVSPSPGTPPSGGAGHKPPAGTLQQAGVCKANEDCRGDEFCNDARGVCLQCRKSRKRCVRDSMCCAGNRCSNGVCQANDLHDTHGSTTGWHKHNNTMELQGKKPPTAHGFPPNSVKGQEGDTCLRSTDCSEGLCCARHFWSRICKPVLTEGQVCTRHRRKGNHGLELFQRCDCGEGLVCRTEKGERDHSVSRTAARNLHTCQRR from the exons ATGTATAAAGAGATCATCCCGGGACCGGGAGTCAGGAGACATCCAAGCATCGCGCCGAAACTTTCTGCGAACTTTGGGATTCAGGAATCGAGGCCGTTTGGACTTTGTCacttagatttttcttttttttcagtaaaacgaaaggatttgttttgttctctgtttgtaaaagaaaagaagagaaaggaaCTGAAGAGGAAAACCATGCAGATGATGATAGCGCACCGCTTCTTGGCTGTGTATGTCACCCTTTTTGGATGCTTTGGAGACGTTTACGCAAGCGCAGTTCTGATGAACTCCAACGCAATTAAAAACCCACCCAGTGTTTCGGCAGGCAAAGGCGCTGAGACTGTCAGTCCCAGTCCGGGCACCCCACCCTCCGGCGGCGCGGGACACAAGCCCCCCGCTGGCACCTTGCAG CAGGCAGGTGTTTGCAAGGCGAATGAAGACTGTAGAGGAGATGAATTCTGCAATGACGCCCGTGGTGTCTGCCTACAGTGCCGTAAGAGCCGGAAGCGCTGCGTGAGAGACTCCATGTGTTGTGCAGGAAACCGCTGCAGCAACG GTGTTTGTCAGGCAAATGACCTACATGACACGCATGGATCTACCACTGGCtggcacaaacacaacaacaccaTGGAGCTTCAAGGCAAGAAGCCTCCTACTGCTCATGGTTTCCCACCTAATTCTGTCAAAG GCCAAGAGGGTGACACATGCCTGAGATCGACCGACTGTTCTGAGGGTCTGTGCTGCGCCAGACACTTCTGGTCTCGCATCTGTAAACCTGTGCTGACAGAGGGCCAGGTGTGCACGCGCCACCGCAGGAAAGGCAACCATGGCTTGGAGCTGTTCCAGCGCTGTGACTGCGGCGAGGGCCTGGTGTGCCGAACGGAGAAAGGAGAGCGAGATCACAGTGTCAGCAGGACTGCAGCCCGGAACCTACACACCTGTCAGAGACGCTGA